Proteins encoded by one window of Roseibium sp. Sym1:
- a CDS encoding DUF952 domain-containing protein — protein MTLIFKIAPKSLWQEAVERGVFEGAPVDLADGYIHFSTGDQARETAAKHFAGQSDLLLVAFEADRLGDALKWEPSRGGALFPHLYGTFEPGAALWVRELPLSADGVHVFPELDQ, from the coding sequence ATGACACTGATATTCAAGATCGCACCGAAGTCCCTCTGGCAGGAGGCTGTCGAGCGTGGCGTCTTTGAAGGCGCGCCCGTCGACCTGGCGGACGGGTACATCCATTTCTCGACCGGCGACCAGGCACGGGAAACGGCCGCAAAACATTTTGCAGGCCAGAGCGATCTGCTTCTGGTCGCCTTCGAGGCGGACAGGCTCGGCGATGCCCTGAAATGGGAACCGTCGCGCGGCGGTGCGCTGTTCCCGCATCTCTACGGCACTTTTGAGCCGGGCGCGGCGCTCTGGGTCCGCGAGTTGCCGCTTTCGGCGGATGGCGTGCATGTCTTTCCGGAGCTTGACCAGTGA